The genomic DNA GACTAGACCGCCTCCTAAATCCCAGCCCTCTGTCCCAGGTTCCACTGTATGGGCAGGTACAACTGCCACAATCCGATCGTTTTCTATGGCAATATCTACTAACCCCTCATAGCGCTCTCCCAGGAAAGGGGGGGGAACCTGGGCACGCCGCAACCACATAGGCATCAGTGACTAAACAACTGGGCAAGCTGACGGGGATTATGGACAATCATAAGGTTGCTGTCCCGATCGCTATGCAGCCAATGTTTTTCCTGCATTTTTTCCAGGACACGGTTGGTTTCCTCTAGGCCACAATGGGCAAGGTCAGCGAGGTCTTGGGGAGCAAGGTAAGGAATACTCACCCCTTCCCCTGTGTCCGAACCGTAACTTTCAGCTAGGTCTGCCAGTAAATAGGCAAGGCGAGACAAGCAAGTTTCCCGCTGTAGTTGTTGCAATTTGTACAGTTTGCGTAGACGTTGCATCGATCGTTGAAAAAAGCGATGATTAAGCTGGGGGTCTTTGAAGAGAAGTTGGAGAAACCTTTGGGCAGGAATTTCTAGCACCTCGACAGCAGTGATAGCTACCACTTCCGTATCCCGTAAACTCTCATCTAGGATAGCCATTTCTCCAAAGAAATCCCCTTGCCCTATAACTGCTAGGGTGTAGGTTTTGTCTCCCCGCCGCTCCTGCCACTTCACCCAACCCTTGATGAGTAGATAAGCCGCATTGCCCCACTCCTCAGTCTCTACAATTGTTCCCCCCCTAGCCACCTGCTTTTCTGCCGCTACTGATAAAAGCCACTCGATCGTCTCTAACTCTGCCGTTTCCGCCAGGGGAAATATCTCACCAAACCTGTCTGCGTCCATGACAGCAACTACACCTTACCTTGAGTATAGGACATTCTGCGCCAGTTCAGTTTCCGCAACCTCTGGAGCAGGGCTTGCATTTCCCTCCAGGAGCAGGGAGTACGGTTACCATAGCGCCAATCTTGGTAAATGTTTGTGATCTGCCACACCAAATCCGCCAGATCAGCTGGTAAATGTTCACTCAGGAGCTGGGCATATTCTTGGGGGGTACTGGCAGGGGGTTTGGGCATGCCCGTAGCCCGTATCATCAGCTGATAAGTCCGTTCCACAGGATGGAGGAGAGACAAGCGCAATTTATCCCACCACCACAGGCAGAATTGCCAAATACCCCACCCCACCAACGCCAGTAGGAACAGCACTGCCACCCCGACAAATATGCCTAACCAGCCTAGGCTGACTAACCAAGCCACTAGCCACCCGAAGAATTTACCCATCTGATTAAAGACAACTGCCAGAAACCCCACTAGGGGGGACGGTAAAAAGCCTGCCACCCATTGCCAAAAACTTTTGAGGGCACTGAAGGTCTGGTCTTCTTCCACGGAAGGGGGCAACAGAGGCTGCCCCGGCACAGGATTAAATGCCAACCAACCATAGCCAGGGAAAAAGACCTCCCCCATTGCCATGGCATCGCTGTTCATCACCTCGTAGTAACCTGTGAAAGGATTAAATCTACCTGGTGCAAACCCCACCATGTAGCGGGCAGGCAGTCCTAGAGAGCGCAGTAATAGTACATAGGTAGAGACAAATTGTGCCCCATTTCCCTCTCTCTGGGTAAGGAACTGCTCCACTAAATCCTGAGCAGGGTCTAGGTTTTGCTCTGTGAGGTCAGCAAGGCGATAATTTTGCTTGAGGTACTGGGCTAGGTAAAGAGCAGCATCGTAAGCATTATCAATGTTCAGAGGTTCCCCACTGACAACACTGGCGGCTTCCCTGAGCAGCTTCTCCCCTAGGGTTTGCAACTGGGGCTGTAATGACGACGGTACCTGGAGGTAAACCTTGCCAATAGAGTCGGGGTATCTGACGCGCACTTTTCGCAAGCGGTCTTGTTCCCTTCTGGCAACTTGGGAAATTACGGTATAGATAGTCTCCTTGGGCAGGGGGGCAGGGGCACGAAAATTGCCATCGGGGTCAAATTCTATCTCATCACTGGGAAAGTACAGTTCTGTAGGCACAGCTGCGGCAGGGATCACATTGGGAAACGCATCAGTCACGATCGTGTAAGTTTGAATCACTTGACGGCTACGGGCAGGGATAACCAGGTTGGCAATATTAGTAGGCACATCAAAGCGATAACCTAGGGCATCCCGCTTAATCTTTTGCACATACTCCTGTCCGCTGCGGGAAATTTTCCAGCCTGTGCCTGTATAAAAGTCGTAGGCTAATACACGCCAGAATAACTCCGCTTGGGAGCGCACCCGCATCACCAACTCAGGGCGCACTAAAACTCCACGGGTAGCATCTAACTCTTCGCCAAACAGGGGCGGTAAACCCCTTCTCACCCTGCCTCTACCTGATCCCGCTTCCCCTGTTCCCTCACCACCGCCGCCACCGCTGCTCTCCCCATCACCTTGCATCTCCTGCTGGATTTGGGGTTGAATAATCCGCCCCGGCGGAGCTTGCCGCTGCACAATTTGGTCACTGACAGGGAATGTACGCACTTGATAACCAGGTAAGCGGGGCAACAGGAAAAACACCACTAAGCCTAACAGTAATACCAGACCCAGCAAAGTCACGATCGAGCCAGGGGAAATACCTAGTTGCTGGGGTCGCCAACTGTTACTGATTACACCCAGCCGCGAGCGCAAATCCAACACGAGAATGGGAATCACCAGGGCAGTAAAGGCAATAATCCACAGGCTAAAGGTCATAGTTTGACTCAGGGTAGCTGCCACTCCCAGCAGGATAAAGGCGATCACAATGGAATAACCCAAATCCTTGCGGCGGGGTAAGTCAAAGCTATGCAACACCTGTAGTTGGATCAGGAGCCGTGCCAACAGGATGCGAGTTTCATCGTTCCCCTGTACCAAGTCCGATAGGAAAACAAACAGTGCTGCTAGCATCCCCAAGGCAATGCCAATTTTTACAGGAATATTTTTCTGCCTACGGGCATACCACGCCCAGCTCGCTGCCATACCCCCCAGGGGAATTGCCCAGGTACTGTAATTCTTTTCTGCTAGTTGGTCAGTTGCCCCGATCGCTATGAACACCAACAGTTGCACTAACACCCTTAGGGGGATGGATTCTTCCGTTTCCCAGTTGGTCGGTTCGCGAGTCTCACCGAGCGGCGGTTCGCGAGTCTCACGGTTCAGCGAGTGTTCATGAGTTTTTGTAGTTGCCATAGTTGTTTACCCAAGCGGGGGGGGTGATTCTAAATCGGGGCGCAGTACCCTTGCCCTTCTGAGATAGACATGGTGAATTTGATGTTGCAACAAAGGGGTATAAACCTGCATCAGGACGCGGATACATTTTTCTAAGCCCCCCACCACTTCCATATGCTGCAGGTCCAGAAGAGGGACATTTTCCCAACCTAGGCGCATACGGGCAAAGCGGGCAGGAAAGGCAGCATCAATATCAGGGGTGACGGAAAACACAACGCTGACAATGTCGGTGGGATCAATGCCATTGGCAACCTCTATCGCTTCTATGAGTTCTAGGGTGGCTTGGGCGATCGCCTCGACTGTATTTTCTTCAATTGTTGTTGCTCCCCGTACTCCCCGTACCTGCCAACTCATCCCTCGCCGCCGTGGTTTCATCGTCCCAATATAGCAGAGAGTTTACATTTGTTACACTATTTAACGATTGCAATAGACTCCTATGGACATCTACACATTTTTTAGCCAGAGGGCAGGTTTGTGGCTGTCCCAGTCCACTGCCTATGATTTAGTAAGTAATAAATCCTACCACCATCGTACCCAAATTGAGGTGGAGTTAATTGCCCCTACGGAATTGCGGATGACGGTGGAAAAAAAAGTCAGTTTCCTCAAGGCCCGCCCTAAGGAAGAGGGGAGAACAGGGCATTTACTGTGGCAAGGGTGGGAAGGGGAGTACCAGGGAGAATTTATTATTTCAGGGGATAGCATTCTGACGATGCGGCTAGGGGAGCGGGAGGAGAAATTGTGGTTCCCCTTGCCTAATTTGTGTATGCGCACGGCAGCAGTGGGTCTCTACCACACGCAATTTTGGACTGAGGTACGCAAACTGCGCTAGATTTTTCCCTATGAAACCAATTGTCATTGTTGGGGGTGGGTTTGGCGGGCTTTATACAGCCCTCAGTTTGGCAAGACTGCCTATACAAGACTTGCCCCCCATAGTGCTGATTGACCGCAACGATCGGTTTTTGTTTACGCCCTTGCTCTACGAACTGCTGACAGGGGAGCTAGAGGAGTGGGAGATTGCCCCTCGCTTTCGGGACTTACTTGCTGACACCCCAATCGAGTTCAAGTTAGGTAACGTCACCCAGGTTGATGGGGAAGGTAAGTACATACAGATGGTGAGTGAGGGCATGATCACCCAGCTAGAGTACAGCTATTTAGTCTTGGCAGTGGGGGGAATTACACCCAATGTCCCCACGGGAGCGATCCCCTTTCGCACCTTGGCAGATTGTCATCGTTTAGAGGCACGCCTGCAGGAGTTGGAAAATACCAATCGGGAAAAAATCCGCGTGGTAATTGCTGGGGGGGGCACTAGTGGCGTGGAGTTAGCCTGTAAGTTAGCTGATCGCCTAGGGGAAAGGGGCAGAATTAGAATCGTCGATCGCAATGACTGTTTACTAGGACGCTCACCCCTGGTTAATCGGCGGTTTGCCCTACGGGAACTGGAGAAACGCTCGGTGTGGATTGACCTACGCACCTCTGTAGTAGCAGTAAAGGAAGAGAGTGTCACTTTGCAGGTCAACGGGCAGGTGGCAGATTTGCCCACAGATATAGTGCTGTGGACAGTAGGGACAGCCGTACCCAGTTGGTTGACGGAGTTGCCAATTGCTACAGCCAACAAAATTGCCGTTAATGCCTATCTCCAGTGCCTCGGCTATCCCGAAATATTTGCCCTAGGAGATATTAGCCAGTTTACTCCTCCCCTCCCTGCTACAGCCCAAGTGGCAATTCAACAAGCCCAATACTGTGCCTGGAATATTTTTAATACTCTGCAGGGCTACCCACTACTCCCCTTTACCTACGTGCCCCTGGGGGAGATGGTCAGTTTAGGCACCGATCGGGCAGCAGTGGCTTTGTTCAATCGCTTTCCCCTTAACGGCAATCTGGGCTACTGGCTACGCCGCCTGGTCTACATTGGGCGGATGCCCACTCTCAGCCACCAGTTACGCATTTTGGTGCATTACCTCAGTACGGCAGCAAACCGCTAGGTAATATCAGGGCAGACTCAAAGAGCTAGGGGTGTCTACGTCTAGCCCAAATTTACTTCATAATGGTAAGGAGTTCCCTTGCCTGCTGTCTATGACCCTCTCACCTAACCAACAACTCCTACCCCTTACTGCTAAAGTTAACAGCCAATACCAATTGACGATCGGGGGGTGTGCTGTCCCCCAACTGGTGCAGGAATTTGGTTCTCCCCTCTACATCCTGGACGAGGTGACTGTCCGTACAGCCTGCCAACAGTATCGGGAAGCCTTCAGACAATATTACCCCGCTGACCACCTAGTTTTGTATGCCTCTAAAGCCTGGAGTTGCTTAGCCTTGTGTGCCCTGGTTGCCTCTGAGGGCTTGGGCATAGACGTAGTTTCGGGGGGAGAGTTATACACAGCTCTGCAAGCAGGGGTTGACCCCCGCACTATCTATCTGCACGGCAACAATAAATCAGCCCAGGAGATTGCTGAAGCCATTGCCGCTGGTTGCACGATCGTTCTGGACAACTGGCATGACATTAAAATCAGTGAAAAAATTGCCAAGGAGCGCCAAACTCGCCCTAGGGTAATGGTACGGGTGACCCCAGGGATTGACTGTCATACCCACGCCTACATCCGCACAGGACAACGGGACAGCAAGTTTGGTTTTGACCTAGAAGAATTGCCCCAGGTATTTGCCCATTTGCAAGCCAGTCTCCTAGAGTGTGTAGGACTCCATGCCCACAATGGTTCGCAGATTTTCTCCCTCGACCATCCCCACGACCTGCCGCGGATTTTGTTAAACTATTACCAATTAGCACGCACTGAATTTGGCTTCCAATTTACTGAATTAAATGTTGGTGGGGGTTTAGGGATTCGCTACACGGAACAGGATGACCCTCCCCCTATTACCGATTGGGTGAAGGCGGTAGCAACAGGTGTAATTTCTACCTGTAGGGAGTTAAATTTGCCCCTCCCCAAACTATTGTGTGAGCCTGGGCGCTCGATCGTGGGTCCCGCCTGTGTAACTGCCTATACCGTGGGCAGCAGCAAGGTCATTCCAGGGGTGAGAACCTACGTTGCTGTTGATGGGGGCATGTCGGACAATCCCCGCCCGATTACGTACCAGGCCCAATACTGCGCTGTTGTTGCTAATCGCATGGGTTCCCCCCTAAGTCAAGCCGTTACAATTGCGGGCAAGCACTGTGAATCGGGGGATGTGTTGATTCAAGACATTACCCTACCGGCGCTAGAAGCAGGGGATATTTTAGTAGTTTTGGCAACGGGGGCTTACAACTACAGCATGGCTTCCAATTACAATCGCTTACCCCGTTTAGCAGCTGTCCTAGTCAATGGTGGCAGGGCAGAATTGATCCTTAGACGGGAGACCTATGCCGATCTCCTCCGCCAGGACTGTCTACCTACTCGGTTGCGTATCTGAGGCAATGAATGCAAAAGTTGCCGACTTGGCTACCCCTGGTCATCGATATAACGGCAGTCTTTCTCCTCAGTTGGGGGCTGCTGAGTTTGAGCAACGATCGGCGCACGGTTTTGTTAGCACGGGGGTACATCTTTCTGGTGGTGGTAACTTTACTGCTACGGCAAATCATCAATTGGGGGAATGTAGAGCGTTTGCCTATGCTCACCCTTGTCCTCAACAGTTTATTAACCGGTATTTCTGTTGCTTTGGCAGTAATGTTTCAAACAGAAATTCGGCGCTTTCTAGAAAATTTGGGGGAGGGAAATTGGCGTTATTTTTTGCCCCAGGACCGCCAAGCCCGTGCTGGTTCCCGATCGGTTGCTGTCATCGATGAAATTATTGAAGCAGTGCGGGAACTATCACAAAATCGCACAGGGGCGTTACTAGTGGTAGAAACAGGGGAACCAATTGGGGAAAAGGACATCCACGAACCAGGGGTAAAAATTGATGCCCAGCTTTCCAAGGAGTTGTTACAAACTATCTTTCAAACCAGTACCTTGTTACATGACGGGGCAGTAATTATTCGGGGGGACAAAATTGTGGCAGCGGGAGTAATTTTACCCCTATCCGAGCGCAAAGCCTCGCGGGAAATTGGCACCAGACATCGCGCCGCTATGGGGATTACGGAACGCATCCCTGAATGCTTTTGTATTGTGGTGTCGGAAGAAACTGGCTCGATCGGGTTTGCTGAGGGAGGGAAGCTAGAGCGCCCCATTTCTAGTAGTAATTTACGGGAAATTTTAGAGGCTAAATTAGAGGTTAATACCAACATCACCATGACCCGACGGGTACGGCGTTTTCAGTTCCTATGGCATAAAATTAAACAACACTATCGGGAATAGCGCCGGCGCTTTCTAACAAATCAGCGTAGATAGTTGCGGTCTGTTGCAACATCTTTTCTAAAGTAAAATTTTCCCTATAGTAAGCCTGGGCTGCCTGTCCCATAGTCTGTCTGAGTTGGGGGTCAGAGATGAGTTTTGCCAAGGCAACCGTTAACCCGGAAATTGACCGCGGGGGTACCAGCATGCCAATTTGAGCCGAGGGGATTTGTTCGGGAGTACCGCCGACCTTAGTTGCCACGATCGGTTTTGCCAGAGCCATTGCCTCTAAAATTGCCAGACTAAAAGCTTCCTGGAGGGAAGGCAGAACAAAAATGTCCACCAGGGCTAGGAAATTTTCAGAGCGATCGATGTAACCCAAAAAGTTGACTTTGCTATGTAGATGGCGGTTAGTAACTTGCTTTTCTAACTCATGCCGCTGTTTTCCCTCTCCAGCAATCACTAGACGCAGGTTATTATATTGGCGGACTAATTGGCAAAAAGCTTCCAGGAGGTAAGTAATCCCTTTCTCAGGTGTTAAGCGGGCTAAAGTACCAATCACAATCTCCCCCTCCCCTAACGCCAATTTTTGCCTAAGTGCTTGGCAACTATTCTCTGAAATCGATGGCAGACAAACACCATTGTAAATGACTGTGAGCTTGTGCCGCTTGAGACCATATCCTAGGAGGATATTCCCTTCCCCGCGACAGACAGCGATCACCCGATCGGCACCCCAATTTGCCAGTTGACTGCCTAACCAATAGCTCCAGTTTTTGCCAGCACCATGATAGCCATGGACAGTAAAAACGATCGGTATTTGTGGTAGAAATAGTTTTACTGCCAACATCAACTCAGGGGCAGCATGGACATGGATTAAATCAATTTTAGTCTGTTTATGAATAGCCTGGAGATGTTGGTATAGTTGGCAAATACCCTGGGCAAAATTAAAATCCCAGCGGGGAAAGTGATAGGGCAAGATGTCCAAAGCGGTAAATTGGTGGGCAGTGGAACCAGGGGGAGCAAGCAGAGACACACGATAAAATTGGCGGAAATACACAGCTAGGGAGAGAGTATGCTTTTCCGTCCCCCCCTGCTCCAAGTAAGGTAGTACGTACAACAAATGCCGCCGTGACAAACTAATAGCTAAAATCCCCGATCATCTTTACCTCTGGTTGCAATAAAATTGACCACTGCTCCCACACCTTAAGCTTAATTGTCTCCATTAGTTCATAAATCTCCCGTGCCTTTGCTCCCCCTAAGTTCAAAATAAAATTGGCATGGAGTTCTGACACCTGGGCCTGCCCTAGTTGATAACCCTTTAACCCACAGCGATCGATTAACCAACCAGCAGCGTAGTTAGGCGGATTGCGAAATACACTGCCGCAACTGGGGAGATGATAGGGTTGGGTGCGATGGCGATGTTCATAATTCTGTCTTGTCCGCGCCAATACCGACTGTGGGTCATGTCCTGGCTGTAACTGTAGCACCACCTCTGTCACAATAGCATTGCCCCCCTGCAGCACGGAATGACGATAACTATATTGCAAATCCTCCCTAGCCAACCATTGCCGTTGACCAGCAGTAGTCCACACTTCTACCCCCACTACACAGTCCGCAGCACACCCCCCCTGCGCCCCCGCATTCATTACTGCCATACCCCCAGCCGTCCCTGGAATCCCTACCGCCCACTCCAAGCCTGCCCAGCCCCGCTTTGCCAACTGCCAAGCCAATTTGGGCAGAGGTTCTCCTGCCCCCACATAGACCCTGTCTGCCGTCCACCTGACACCCCGCAGATACTTGGTACAGATGACCAAACCAGGAATACCCCGATCGCTGACTAACAAATTGCTGCCCGCCCCCAAAAAAGTCAAGGGTAAACCCTGCCCCCGCTCCAAGATTGCCTGTAGTTCCAAGACCGATCGCGGTAGAGCCAAAAATTCCGCTGCCCCTCCCACCCGCCAAGAGGTAAAGTTACTCAGGGGTACACCTGTCTGCCACATTACACCCTTGCTCCTGCCCGTGCCATTGCTTCCAAGGTGGGCGTAATGATTTGATTCAAGTTACCCGCTCCTAGGAACAGCGCCAAATCCCCTGGGGACAGACATTTCAGCAAAAAAGCTTGCACATCACTCAAACGGGGTTGATAGGAAACGCAGGGATGCATCTTTGCCACTGCCGCTGCCACATCCGCCCCAGAAATATTAAAAGTGTTACTCTCCCCTGCACCGTAGATGTCCGTGATTACCACCCGATCGGCATCCGCAAACGCCTGGGCAAATTCCTGTAGTAGGGCTTGGGTACGGCTATAGCGGTGGGGCTGAAAGATAGCCACAATTTGGTGTTGTCTATGTAATTTTGCCGAAGTGAGGGTCGCCCGAATTTCGCTGGGGTGATGGGCATAGTCATCGATGAAGGTAATGCCATTGTAGCTCCCTTTCCATTCAAACCGCCGTTTTGCCCCTGCAAATAGTGGTAGAGCAGCAGTGATTACCTGCCAACTTACTCCCAGATGCCGTGCTACAGCAATCGCTGCCAAGGTATTCAACAAATTATGCTTACCCAAAATCCGCAATTGAATTATCCCTTGGGGTTGACCCCGTTCCCATACCTCTGCTAAGGTGCCCTCTGCCCTGTAGTGAATTTGCCGCGCTGTGTAATCCGCTGCTTGTTCTAACCCATAGGTAATAGTTGCTGGCAAATGCGCCCGCACATTGTGGCAGTCCACGCAGGCAACCAAGGTTTCACACTGCCGTCCAAAGTGCTGAAAAGTAGCAATCACTTGTTCCAAACTGCTGTAGTGGTCGGGATGGTCTAGTTCAATGTTCGTTACTACCCCAATTTGGGGAGCAAACCTGACCAGGGAACCGTCTGACTCATCTGCCTCTGCTACAAGGTACTGACTTTGCCCCAGTCTGGCATTCCCCTCCCAAGTGTCCACCTCACCACCGACTACGATCGTGGGGTCTAAACCCGCCTGCAGCAATAGGAAACCAATTAAACTGCTCGTCGTAGTTTTACCATGGGTTCCTGCCACCGCAATGCTGTGGGACTGTGCCATCAACGCTGCCAACACATCCGATCGGTGTAACACAGGCAGGTTATGGGTTAGGGCTGTTTGCAATTCAACATTGTGGGGATGAATAGCACTAGAACAGACAACTTGGGGTTGGGCTGCAACATTGATATTCTGCAACTCATGTCCTTGGAAGATACGCACACCTAGTTGTTCCAGTTGCCGCGTGATGCGATTAGGGGCAATATCTGAGCCAGTGACTGTCAGACCCTTTTTTGCCAGAATGTGCGCAATTCCCGACATTCCAATCCCGCCAATACCGATAAAGTGGAAGGGCCTCCCGCTGAAGTCAACTGGTTTCAGCAGCTCGTGAGTCTCGCCGAACGCCATTGTTCATCCTTTACACCACGCCAAGTTGAGTATAACTCCAGAGAGGGAGCTTGTACAGCCGAAAATAGCGGAATTTTTGCCCCTAGTTATCCCTGGTGCATCTTAGTTGCTGATAGCGTCGACACAGCCCTTGCCACCGCTGGAGTAGATATGTCTTGCCACCAAAATGGAGATGGACATAGGCAGCATGGACATTTAACAGACTCCAACCATCGGGATTTGCTGGTAGTTGGGAGTTATATCTGTGCAATTGGAAGACAGGCTGAGGACTATATTTCGTTAAGACCGATCGGTGAAATTCATGCCCCCAAAATTGTTCCCCTACTTGACAGAGGAAACTGGGATTTTGTACAGTAGCTAAGCGATAGCCCAGTG from Pseudanabaenaceae cyanobacterium SKYG29 includes the following:
- the murB gene encoding UDP-N-acetylmuramate dehydrogenase: MWQTGVPLSNFTSWRVGGAAEFLALPRSVLELQAILERGQGLPLTFLGAGSNLLVSDRGIPGLVICTKYLRGVRWTADRVYVGAGEPLPKLAWQLAKRGWAGLEWAVGIPGTAGGMAVMNAGAQGGCAADCVVGVEVWTTAGQRQWLAREDLQYSYRHSVLQGGNAIVTEVVLQLQPGHDPQSVLARTRQNYEHRHRTQPYHLPSCGSVFRNPPNYAAGWLIDRCGLKGYQLGQAQVSELHANFILNLGGAKAREIYELMETIKLKVWEQWSILLQPEVKMIGDFSY
- a CDS encoding Crp/Fnr family transcriptional regulator, with the translated sequence MDADRFGEIFPLAETAELETIEWLLSVAAEKQVARGGTIVETEEWGNAAYLLIKGWVKWQERRGDKTYTLAVIGQGDFFGEMAILDESLRDTEVVAITAVEVLEIPAQRFLQLLFKDPQLNHRFFQRSMQRLRKLYKLQQLQRETCLSRLAYLLADLAESYGSDTGEGVSIPYLAPQDLADLAHCGLEETNRVLEKMQEKHWLHSDRDSNLMIVHNPRQLAQLFSH
- a CDS encoding transglutaminaseTgpA domain-containing protein; this encodes MATTKTHEHSLNRETREPPLGETREPTNWETEESIPLRVLVQLLVFIAIGATDQLAEKNYSTWAIPLGGMAASWAWYARRQKNIPVKIGIALGMLAALFVFLSDLVQGNDETRILLARLLIQLQVLHSFDLPRRKDLGYSIVIAFILLGVAATLSQTMTFSLWIIAFTALVIPILVLDLRSRLGVISNSWRPQQLGISPGSIVTLLGLVLLLGLVVFFLLPRLPGYQVRTFPVSDQIVQRQAPPGRIIQPQIQQEMQGDGESSGGGGGEGTGEAGSGRGRVRRGLPPLFGEELDATRGVLVRPELVMRVRSQAELFWRVLAYDFYTGTGWKISRSGQEYVQKIKRDALGYRFDVPTNIANLVIPARSRQVIQTYTIVTDAFPNVIPAAAVPTELYFPSDEIEFDPDGNFRAPAPLPKETIYTVISQVARREQDRLRKVRVRYPDSIGKVYLQVPSSLQPQLQTLGEKLLREAASVVSGEPLNIDNAYDAALYLAQYLKQNYRLADLTEQNLDPAQDLVEQFLTQREGNGAQFVSTYVLLLRSLGLPARYMVGFAPGRFNPFTGYYEVMNSDAMAMGEVFFPGYGWLAFNPVPGQPLLPPSVEEDQTFSALKSFWQWVAGFLPSPLVGFLAVVFNQMGKFFGWLVAWLVSLGWLGIFVGVAVLFLLALVGWGIWQFCLWWWDKLRLSLLHPVERTYQLMIRATGMPKPPASTPQEYAQLLSEHLPADLADLVWQITNIYQDWRYGNRTPCSWREMQALLQRLRKLNWRRMSYTQGKV
- the cdaA gene encoding diadenylate cyclase CdaA, which codes for MQKLPTWLPLVIDITAVFLLSWGLLSLSNDRRTVLLARGYIFLVVVTLLLRQIINWGNVERLPMLTLVLNSLLTGISVALAVMFQTEIRRFLENLGEGNWRYFLPQDRQARAGSRSVAVIDEIIEAVRELSQNRTGALLVVETGEPIGEKDIHEPGVKIDAQLSKELLQTIFQTSTLLHDGAVIIRGDKIVAAGVILPLSERKASREIGTRHRAAMGITERIPECFCIVVSEETGSIGFAEGGKLERPISSSNLREILEAKLEVNTNITMTRRVRRFQFLWHKIKQHYRE
- the aroH gene encoding chorismate mutase; amino-acid sequence: MKPRRRGMSWQVRGVRGATTIEENTVEAIAQATLELIEAIEVANGIDPTDIVSVVFSVTPDIDAAFPARFARMRLGWENVPLLDLQHMEVVGGLEKCIRVLMQVYTPLLQHQIHHVYLRRARVLRPDLESPPPLG
- the lysA gene encoding diaminopimelate decarboxylase codes for the protein MTLSPNQQLLPLTAKVNSQYQLTIGGCAVPQLVQEFGSPLYILDEVTVRTACQQYREAFRQYYPADHLVLYASKAWSCLALCALVASEGLGIDVVSGGELYTALQAGVDPRTIYLHGNNKSAQEIAEAIAAGCTIVLDNWHDIKISEKIAKERQTRPRVMVRVTPGIDCHTHAYIRTGQRDSKFGFDLEELPQVFAHLQASLLECVGLHAHNGSQIFSLDHPHDLPRILLNYYQLARTEFGFQFTELNVGGGLGIRYTEQDDPPPITDWVKAVATGVISTCRELNLPLPKLLCEPGRSIVGPACVTAYTVGSSKVIPGVRTYVAVDGGMSDNPRPITYQAQYCAVVANRMGSPLSQAVTIAGKHCESGDVLIQDITLPALEAGDILVVLATGAYNYSMASNYNRLPRLAAVLVNGGRAELILRRETYADLLRQDCLPTRLRI
- a CDS encoding glycosyltransferase family 4 protein; translation: MSRRHLLYVLPYLEQGGTEKHTLSLAVYFRQFYRVSLLAPPGSTAHQFTALDILPYHFPRWDFNFAQGICQLYQHLQAIHKQTKIDLIHVHAAPELMLAVKLFLPQIPIVFTVHGYHGAGKNWSYWLGSQLANWGADRVIAVCRGEGNILLGYGLKRHKLTVIYNGVCLPSISENSCQALRQKLALGEGEIVIGTLARLTPEKGITYLLEAFCQLVRQYNNLRLVIAGEGKQRHELEKQVTNRHLHSKVNFLGYIDRSENFLALVDIFVLPSLQEAFSLAILEAMALAKPIVATKVGGTPEQIPSAQIGMLVPPRSISGLTVALAKLISDPQLRQTMGQAAQAYYRENFTLEKMLQQTATIYADLLESAGAIPDSVV
- the murC gene encoding UDP-N-acetylmuramate--L-alanine ligase, yielding MLKPVDFSGRPFHFIGIGGIGMSGIAHILAKKGLTVTGSDIAPNRITRQLEQLGVRIFQGHELQNINVAAQPQVVCSSAIHPHNVELQTALTHNLPVLHRSDVLAALMAQSHSIAVAGTHGKTTTSSLIGFLLLQAGLDPTIVVGGEVDTWEGNARLGQSQYLVAEADESDGSLVRFAPQIGVVTNIELDHPDHYSSLEQVIATFQHFGRQCETLVACVDCHNVRAHLPATITYGLEQAADYTARQIHYRAEGTLAEVWERGQPQGIIQLRILGKHNLLNTLAAIAVARHLGVSWQVITAALPLFAGAKRRFEWKGSYNGITFIDDYAHHPSEIRATLTSAKLHRQHQIVAIFQPHRYSRTQALLQEFAQAFADADRVVITDIYGAGESNTFNISGADVAAAVAKMHPCVSYQPRLSDVQAFLLKCLSPGDLALFLGAGNLNQIITPTLEAMARAGARV
- a CDS encoding NAD(P)/FAD-dependent oxidoreductase; translation: MKPIVIVGGGFGGLYTALSLARLPIQDLPPIVLIDRNDRFLFTPLLYELLTGELEEWEIAPRFRDLLADTPIEFKLGNVTQVDGEGKYIQMVSEGMITQLEYSYLVLAVGGITPNVPTGAIPFRTLADCHRLEARLQELENTNREKIRVVIAGGGTSGVELACKLADRLGERGRIRIVDRNDCLLGRSPLVNRRFALRELEKRSVWIDLRTSVVAVKEESVTLQVNGQVADLPTDIVLWTVGTAVPSWLTELPIATANKIAVNAYLQCLGYPEIFALGDISQFTPPLPATAQVAIQQAQYCAWNIFNTLQGYPLLPFTYVPLGEMVSLGTDRAAVALFNRFPLNGNLGYWLRRLVYIGRMPTLSHQLRILVHYLSTAANR